One region of Camelina sativa cultivar DH55 chromosome 6, Cs, whole genome shotgun sequence genomic DNA includes:
- the LOC104793649 gene encoding rho GTPase-activating protein 3, with translation MTNFSRSKSTGTIGFKPSRPGPDIYENIHKNYEDEYEEEEHSTTSTDYYDVSTPLSSHASRSGNGSAGSGQLTIVDLLAAVLRKSLVMSCTMERRDDDLAAASSMDIGWPTEVKHVSHVTFDRFNGFLGLPSELEPEVPPRAPSASVSVFGVSAKSMQCSYDDRGNSVPTILLRMQKRLYTEGGLRAEGIFRINPDNGKEEHVRRQLNRGVIPRGIDVHCLAGLIKAWFRELPTGVLDVLTPEQVMRCNTEDDCSRLVTLLPPVESALLDWAIGLMADVVEHEQFNKMNARNVAMVFAPNMTQMADPLTALIHAVQVMNFLKTLILMNLKERENADAKARWLEKQTSDPSEEWESQHSEILSPEKPNNNNPKFLRVATLCRLEADNEEEFWNVKKRNDNEAVLDASSGNKNIGPVQKLSKHPLFQLSKSTKKTFASNRDEGKKGRDAWGSRLSSLPW, from the exons atGACAAACTTCTCCCGGTCCAAATCCACAGGAACTATCGGGTTTAAACCGAGCCGACCCGGTCCAGACATATACGAGAACATCCACAAGAACTATGAAGACGagtacgaagaagaagaacatagcACTACGAGCACAGACTACTACGACGTTTCGACGCCGTTGAGCTCACACGCGTCAAGATCCGGGAACGGATCCGCGGGGTCGGGTCAGCTAACTATCGTAGACCTCCTTGCGGCGGTTCTAAGGAAGTCGCTGGTGATGTCGTGCACCATGGAGAGAAGGGACGATGACTTGGCGGCAGCGTCGTCTATGGATATAGGTTGGCCGACGGAGGTTAAGCACGTGAGTCACGTGACTTTTGACCGGTTTAATGGTTTTCTCGGTCTTCCTTCTGAACTTGAACCGGAGGTTCCTCCTCGAGCTCCTAGCGCCAG tgTAAGTGTATTTGGAGTATCGGCGAAGTCAATGCAATGCTCATACGACGACAGAGGAAACAGTGTCCCAACAATCCTCCTCAGGATGCAAAAACGTCTATACACTGAAGGAGGTCTTAGA GCAGAAGGAATATTCCGAATAAATCCAGACAACGGCAAAGAAGAGCATGTCCGGAGGCAGCTAAACCGCGGTGTGATACCACGTGGAATTGACGTTCATTGCTTGGCGGGTTTAATAAAG GCTTGGTTTAGAGAGTTACCTACAGGAGTGCTTGATGTGTTGACACCAGAGCAAGTAATGAGGTGTAACACAGAGGATGATTGTAGCCGGCTTGTGACTCTACTTCCTCCGGTTGAATCTGCGCTTCTCGACTGGGCCATCGGTCTAATGGCTGATGTTGTGGAGCATGAACAGTTCAACAAAATGAATGCTCGCAATGTAGCCATGGTCTTTGCCCCAAACATGACTCAA ATGGCAGATCCTTTAACTGCACTGATCCATGCGGTGCAAGTGATGAACTTTCTAAAGACTTTAATCTTAATGAACCTCAAAGAGAGGGAAAACGCAGACGCGAAAGCAAGGTGGCTAGAGAAACAAACATCTGATCCATCAGAAGAATGGGAATCACAACACTCTGAGATATTAAGCCCTGAGAAACCCAACAATAATAACCCTAAGTTCTTGAGAGTGGCTACTCTCTGTAGGTTAGAGGCTGACAATGAAGAAGAGTTTTGGAACGTGAAGAAGAGAAACGATAACGAAGCTGTTTTAGATGCTTCGTCGGGTAATAAAAACATCGGACCAGTACAGAAGCTGAGTAAGCATCCATTGTTTCAGTTAAGCAAATCCACCAAGAAAACTTTTGCAAGTAATCGAgatgaaggaaaaaaaggacGAGATGCTTGGGGTTCACGTCTCTCTTCTTTGccttggtaa
- the LOC104793652 gene encoding 3-ketoacyl-CoA synthase 13-like — MFIAMADFKHLLLIIILLSLFELDLLQFHQNFFSSFPVKINLLIISIFFYVYSTTRSKPVYLVDFSCHQPTDSCKLSSETFFNMAKGAQLYTDETIHFMTRILNRSGLGEDTYAPRCMLTSPPTPSMFEARHEAELVIFGALNSLFKKTGVERREVGIFIVNCSLFNPNPSLSSMIVNRYKLKTNVKTYNLSGMGCSAGAISVDLATNLLKANPNTYAVIVSTENMTLSMYRGNDRSMLVPNCLFRVGGAAVMLSNRSQDRVRSNYELTQLVRTHKGASDKHYTCADQKEDDKGIVGVSLSKELTVVAGDTLKTNLTALGPLVLPLYEKLRFLLFMVKSKLFRLKVSPYVPNFKLCFEHFCIHAGGRALLDAVEKGLGLSEYDLEPSRMTLHRFGNTSSSSLWYELAYVEAKCRVKKGDRIWQLAFGSGFKCNSIVWKALRTIPASESLVGDPWGDSVHKYPVHVT, encoded by the exons ATGTTCATTGCAATGGCAGATTTCAAGCATCTTTTGCTCATTATTATCCTCTTGTCTCTCTTTGAGCTTGATCTACTTCAATTTCACcaaaacttcttctcttcttttccgGTCAAGATCAAT TTACTCATCATATCCATCTTCTTCTATGTCTACTCAACCACCCGGTCTAAACCGGTTTACCTCGTAGATTTCTCATGTCACCAACCCACGGACTCTTGCAAACTCTCATCCGAAACGTTCTTCAACATGGCCAAAGGCGCTCAACTCTACACCGATGAAACAATCCACTTCATGACGAGGATACTAAACCGGTCTGGTTTAGGAGAGGATACGTACGCCCCACGTTGCATGTTAACCTCTCCACCAACTCCATCAATGTTCGAGGCTAGACATGAAGCCGAACTAGTCATCTTCGGAGCTCTTAACTCACTATTCAAGAAAACCGGAGTCGAACGGAGAGAAGTCGGAATCTTCATTGTAAACTGCAGCTTGTTTAACCCTAACCCATCACTCTCGTCCATGATCGTAAACCGGTACAAGCTCAAAACTAACGTAAAAACCTACAATCTCTCCGGTATGGGATGCAGCGCCGGTGCAATCTCCGTCGATCTCGCCACAAATCTACTTAAAGCAAACCCTAATACCTATGCAGTCATTGTTAGCACCGAGAACATGACTTTAAGCATGTATCGAGGCAACGACCGGTCAATGTTAGTCCCTAACTGTCTATTTCGGGTAGGTGGGGCTGCGGTTATGCTCTCCAACCGGAGCCAAGACCGAGTCCGGTCAAATTACGAGTTGACTCAACTCGTAAGGACTCACAAAGGCGCTAGCGATAAACATTACACTTGTGCTGAccaaaaagaagatgataaagGTATCGTTGGAGTCTCACTCTCTAAAGAACTAACAGTTGTTGCTGGTGACACGTTAAAGACGAATCTAACTGCACTTGGTCCGCTCGTTCTGCCTTTATATGAAAAGCTCCGGTTTCTTCTCTTCATGGTAAAGAGCAAGCTTTTCCGTTTAAAGGTTAGTCCATATGTTCCGAATTTTAAACTATGTTTCGAGCATTTCTGTATTCATGCCGGAGGTAGAGCGTTACTTGACGCGGTTGAAAAAGGTCTTGGACTTAGTGAGTATGATCTTGAGCCGTCTCGTATGACTTTGCACCGCTTTGGAAACACTTCAAGCTCGTCGCTCTGGTACGAACTTGCTTACGTGGAGGCTAAGTGTCGCGTCAAGAAAGGAGATCGGATTTGGCAGTTGGCGTTTGGGTCTGGTTTTAAATGTAATAGTATTGTGTGGAAAGCGTTGAGAACGATTCCGGCGAGCGAGTCATTGGTAGGTGATCCGTGGGGTGACTCAGTTCATAAATATCCGGTTCACGTGACATAG
- the LOC104793651 gene encoding uncharacterized protein LOC104793651, producing MWTVKPAAMPVQLLRGRTGATIVGSSQPPPRNYEGNHRRFINIPTKSQTPESESVGGLGKKILLRTGDSNPSKPIPKEISGSDVLWAIQRATAQKKRTNAGKKKKKKKLIRGVELSSSAGESTGYNGVDYSNVTPLRINSDWGHRLVEFEKLLNEFQNTQL from the coding sequence ATGTGGACCGTGAAACCTGCGGCGATGCCGGTTCAATTACTCAGGGGACGAACCGGAGCAACCATCGTCGGCTCTTCACAGCCTCCGCCGCGTAATTACGAAGGAAACCACCGTCGATTCATTAACATCCCGACGAAATCGCAAACTCCTGAATCCGAATCCGTCGGCGGATTAGGCAAAAAAATCCTCCTCCGCACCGGCGATTCGAACCCTAGTAAACCGATTCCGAAGGAGATTAGTGGATCAGACGTGCTCTGGGCGATTCAGAGAGCGACGGCTCAGAAGAAGAGAACGAACGccggtaagaagaagaagaagaagaagttgataaGAGGTGTGGAGCTATCATCCTCTGCGGGCGAGTCCACCGGATATAACGGTGTTGATTACAGTAACGTGACGCCGTTAAGGATCAATAGTGATTGGGGTCACAGATTAGTCGAGTTCGAGAAGCTTCTCAATGAGTTTCAAAACACTCaactttga
- the LOC104793653 gene encoding probable L-gulonolactone oxidase 6 isoform X1 → MAFTSSPSHGYQNAAFWRTLFILHCISTLLVFTTISTPPEDPVKCVSGNTNCTVTNSYGVFPDRSTCRAANVAYPTSEAELVSVVAAATQAGQKMRVTTRYSHSITKLVCTDGTDGLFISTKFLNDTVRADADAMTLTVESGVTLRQLIAEAAKVGLALPYAPYWWGLTVGGMMGTGAHGSSLWGNGSAVHDYVTEIRMVSPGSANDGFAKVRVLSEITTPNEFNAAKVSLGVLGVISQVTFKLQPMFKRSLRYVMRNDSDFGDQAITFGKKHEFSDFIWLPSQGKVVYRMDDRVAVNTSGNGLFDFLPFRSQLSAALAIIRSSEETQERFRDGNGKCAGATLISSTLFATAFGLTNNGIIFAGYPVIGSQNRMMSSGSCLDSLQDGLITACPWDSRIKSEFFHQTTFSVPLTQIKSFINDIKSLVQINSKSLCGLELYYGILMRYVTSSPAFLGKETEALDFDLTYYRAKNPLTPRLYEDFIEEIEQIALFKYNALPHWGKNRNLAFDGVIKKYKNAPAFLKVKETYDPTGLFSSEWTDQILGIKGKATIVKDGCALEGLCICAKDAHCAPTKGYLCRPGKVYKEARVCTRVDDISVHVLMT, encoded by the exons ATGGCAtttacttcttctccttcgcATGGTtaccaaaacgcagcgttttggCGCACTCTTTTCATATTACACTGTATCTCTACACTACTAGTCTTCACTACGATCTCAACACCACCCGAAGATCCTGTCAAATGTGTGTCGGGAAACACGAATTGTACCGTCACCAACTCGTACGGAGTCTTCCCAGACCGTTCCACGTGTCGAGCCGCCAATGTGGCATACCCAACATCTGAAGCGGAGCTTGTCTCTGTAGTTGCTGCAGCCACTCAAGCCGGACAGAAAATGCGTGTAACCACTCGTTATTCCCATAGCATCACTAAGCTCGTGTGTACCGATGGAACTGACGGTTTGTTCATAAGCACAAAGTTTCTAAACGATACCGTGAGAGCCGATGCAGATGCCATGACCTTGACGGTTGAGAGCGGCGTGACACTTAGGCAGCTCATTGCTGAAGCCGCTAAGGTTGGATTAGCGTTGCCTTATGCACCGTATTGGTGGGGATTGACCGTGGGTGGTATGATGGGGACCGGTGCTCACGGAAGCTCATTGTGGGGTAATGGTAGTGCGGTCCATGATTATGTGACCGAGATCAGGATGGTTAGTCCTGGTTCGGCCAATGATGGGTTTGCAAAGGTTAGAGTTTTAAGTGAGATTACAACTCCTAACGAGTTTAACGCGGCTAAGGTTTCTCTTGGCGTTCTTGGCGTTATCTCTCAg GTGACTTTTAAATTGCAACCGATGTTCAAGAGATCTTTAAGATATGTTATGAGAAACGATTCAGATTTCGGAGATCAAGCCATAACATTTGGGAAGAAACATGAGTTTTCAGATTTCATATGGTTACCAAGCCAAGGCAAAGTGGTTTACCGAATGGACGACCGGGTAGCGGTCAACACGTCGGGCAACGGTTTGTTCGATTTTTTGCCGTTCCGTTCGCAACTCTCTGCGGCATTAGCCATCATTAGATCTTCAG agGAGACACAAGAGAGGTTCAGAGATGGGAATGGGAAGTGTGCGGGAGCCACATTAATTTCGTCTACACTGTTTGCTACAGCATTCGGTCTGACCAATAATg GCATTATATTTGCCGGTTATCCGGTTATTGGAAGTCAAAACCGTATGATGTCGTCAGGATCATGCTTAGACAGTCTTCAAGATGGATTGATCACAGCGTGTCCATGGGACTCACGTATAAAAAGCGAATTCTTTCACCAAACAACGTTCAGTGTGCCGCTCACGCAAATCAAAAGTTTCATCAATGACATCAAATCTCTTGTCCAGATTAATTCAAAATCTCTATGCGGACTTGAGCTCTACTATGGTATTCTTATGCGTTATGTCACATCATCTCCAGCTTTTCTTGGGAAAGAAACCGAAGCTTTAGATTTTGACCTAACGTATTACCGAGCCAAAAACCCGTTAACTCCGCGACTTTATGAAGATTTCATCGAAGAAATTGAGCAAATTGCGTTGTTCAAGTATAATGCATTGCCACATTGGGgtaaaaacagaaacttagcaTTTGATGGGGTGATAAAAAAGTATAAGAACGCACCTGCGTTCttgaaagtaaaagaaacttACGATCCAACTGGTTTATTCTCAAGTGAATGGACAGATCAAATCCTAGGAATCAAAGGAAAGGCGACGATAGTAAAAGATGGATGTGCATTGGAGGGATTGTGTATATGTGCCAAGGATGCTCATTGTGCTCCGACCAAAGGATATTTGTGTCGACCAGGGAAAGTCTACAAAGAAGCTAGGGTCTGTACACGTGTTGATGACATAAGTGTACACGTGTTGATGACATAA
- the LOC104793653 gene encoding probable L-gulonolactone oxidase 6 isoform X2: MAFTSSPSHGYQNAAFWRTLFILHCISTLLVFTTISTPPEDPVKCVSGNTNCTVTNSYGVFPDRSTCRAANVAYPTSEAELVSVVAAATQAGQKMRVTTRYSHSITKLVCTDGTDGLFISTKFLNDTVRADADAMTLTVESGVTLRQLIAEAAKVGLALPYAPYWWGLTVGGMMGTGAHGSSLWGNGSAVHDYVTEIRMVSPGSANDGFAKVRVLSEITTPNEFNAAKVSLGVLGVISQVTFKLQPMFKRSLRYVMRNDSDFGDQAITFGKKHEFSDFIWLPSQGKVVYRMDDRVAVNTSGNGLFDFLPFRSQLSAALAIIRSSEETQERFRDGNGKCAGATLISSTLFATAFGLTNNGIIFAGYPVIGSQNRMMSSGSCLDSLQDGLITACPWDSRIKSEFFHQTTFSVPLTQIKSFINDIKSLVQINSKSLCGLELYYGILMRYVTSSPAFLGKETEALDFDLTYYRAKNPLTPRLYEDFIEEIEQIALFKYNALPHWVNGQIKS; this comes from the exons ATGGCAtttacttcttctccttcgcATGGTtaccaaaacgcagcgttttggCGCACTCTTTTCATATTACACTGTATCTCTACACTACTAGTCTTCACTACGATCTCAACACCACCCGAAGATCCTGTCAAATGTGTGTCGGGAAACACGAATTGTACCGTCACCAACTCGTACGGAGTCTTCCCAGACCGTTCCACGTGTCGAGCCGCCAATGTGGCATACCCAACATCTGAAGCGGAGCTTGTCTCTGTAGTTGCTGCAGCCACTCAAGCCGGACAGAAAATGCGTGTAACCACTCGTTATTCCCATAGCATCACTAAGCTCGTGTGTACCGATGGAACTGACGGTTTGTTCATAAGCACAAAGTTTCTAAACGATACCGTGAGAGCCGATGCAGATGCCATGACCTTGACGGTTGAGAGCGGCGTGACACTTAGGCAGCTCATTGCTGAAGCCGCTAAGGTTGGATTAGCGTTGCCTTATGCACCGTATTGGTGGGGATTGACCGTGGGTGGTATGATGGGGACCGGTGCTCACGGAAGCTCATTGTGGGGTAATGGTAGTGCGGTCCATGATTATGTGACCGAGATCAGGATGGTTAGTCCTGGTTCGGCCAATGATGGGTTTGCAAAGGTTAGAGTTTTAAGTGAGATTACAACTCCTAACGAGTTTAACGCGGCTAAGGTTTCTCTTGGCGTTCTTGGCGTTATCTCTCAg GTGACTTTTAAATTGCAACCGATGTTCAAGAGATCTTTAAGATATGTTATGAGAAACGATTCAGATTTCGGAGATCAAGCCATAACATTTGGGAAGAAACATGAGTTTTCAGATTTCATATGGTTACCAAGCCAAGGCAAAGTGGTTTACCGAATGGACGACCGGGTAGCGGTCAACACGTCGGGCAACGGTTTGTTCGATTTTTTGCCGTTCCGTTCGCAACTCTCTGCGGCATTAGCCATCATTAGATCTTCAG agGAGACACAAGAGAGGTTCAGAGATGGGAATGGGAAGTGTGCGGGAGCCACATTAATTTCGTCTACACTGTTTGCTACAGCATTCGGTCTGACCAATAATg GCATTATATTTGCCGGTTATCCGGTTATTGGAAGTCAAAACCGTATGATGTCGTCAGGATCATGCTTAGACAGTCTTCAAGATGGATTGATCACAGCGTGTCCATGGGACTCACGTATAAAAAGCGAATTCTTTCACCAAACAACGTTCAGTGTGCCGCTCACGCAAATCAAAAGTTTCATCAATGACATCAAATCTCTTGTCCAGATTAATTCAAAATCTCTATGCGGACTTGAGCTCTACTATGGTATTCTTATGCGTTATGTCACATCATCTCCAGCTTTTCTTGGGAAAGAAACCGAAGCTTTAGATTTTGACCTAACGTATTACCGAGCCAAAAACCCGTTAACTCCGCGACTTTATGAAGATTTCATCGAAGAAATTGAGCAAATTGCGTTGTTCAAGTATAATGCATTGCCACATTGGG TGAATGGACAGATCAAATCCTAG